A region from the Desulfitobacterium dehalogenans ATCC 51507 genome encodes:
- the putP gene encoding sodium/proline symporter PutP: protein MVAFSVIFYMVMMLAIGYYSYKRTTNLSDYMIGGRTLGPAVTALSAGASDMSGWLMMGLPGAMFASGISSGWIVVGLTIGAYFNWLYVAPRLRSYTEIASNSITIPSFLGHRFHDTSHVIRLVSALVIIIFFTFYVSSGLVSGAVLFNTTFGIGYHTGLWLILLVIVGYTLIGGFLAVSFTDFVQGLIMVTALIMVPIVTLWYSGGLGSSFATIQAIDPALLNIFTGTSVIGIISLLAWGLGYFGQPHIIVRFMAISSVNEIKKSRRIGMSWMVFSEVGAMFTGLIGIAYFATHGPALADPETVFIELGKILFHPIVTGFLISAILAAIMSTISSQLLVTSSSLTEDIYRILFRREAKDKELVFVSRLCVLLVALLATYLAWTQNDTILNLVGYAWAGFGSAFGPVILLSLYWKRMNKWGALAGMIMGSATVILWEQFPAFDAVYEMIPGFIVGLLSILIVSLLTTEPSKEIKDEFEKTEAATKNV from the coding sequence GTGGTTGCTTTTTCGGTTATCTTCTACATGGTCATGATGCTGGCCATCGGGTATTATTCTTACAAGAGAACCACGAATCTATCCGATTACATGATTGGGGGACGAACTCTGGGCCCAGCGGTCACAGCTTTGAGCGCCGGTGCCTCGGATATGAGCGGCTGGCTCATGATGGGACTGCCAGGAGCCATGTTCGCTTCAGGAATCAGCTCTGGGTGGATTGTGGTCGGACTTACCATTGGTGCCTATTTTAACTGGCTCTATGTAGCTCCCCGCCTGCGTTCTTACACGGAAATTGCCAGTAATTCCATTACCATTCCCTCTTTCCTTGGACATCGTTTTCATGATACTTCCCATGTCATTCGTTTAGTTTCCGCACTCGTCATTATTATTTTCTTTACTTTCTATGTCTCTTCCGGTTTGGTTTCCGGCGCTGTTCTCTTCAATACAACCTTTGGTATCGGCTACCATACAGGGCTTTGGTTAATTCTTCTGGTTATTGTAGGGTATACCCTGATTGGAGGATTCTTAGCCGTTAGCTTTACGGACTTTGTCCAGGGATTAATCATGGTTACCGCATTAATCATGGTACCGATTGTTACACTTTGGTATAGCGGGGGCCTTGGATCTTCCTTCGCCACCATTCAAGCCATTGATCCAGCACTCTTAAATATCTTCACCGGAACCAGTGTTATTGGTATCATCTCCCTCTTGGCCTGGGGCTTAGGCTATTTCGGCCAACCCCATATCATTGTGCGTTTTATGGCCATCTCTTCAGTGAACGAGATCAAAAAGTCCCGCCGCATTGGTATGAGCTGGATGGTCTTCTCTGAAGTGGGAGCTATGTTTACCGGCCTCATAGGTATCGCTTACTTTGCCACTCATGGCCCTGCTCTGGCTGACCCTGAGACGGTATTTATCGAGCTGGGTAAAATTCTCTTCCATCCCATTGTCACCGGCTTCCTGATTTCCGCTATTCTTGCGGCTATTATGAGCACTATTTCCTCTCAGCTTCTGGTAACCTCCAGCTCCCTGACTGAGGATATTTATCGGATTCTCTTCCGTCGTGAGGCTAAAGATAAGGAGCTGGTTTTCGTCAGCCGTCTCTGTGTTCTGCTCGTTGCTCTTTTGGCCACCTATCTGGCCTGGACTCAAAATGATACCATTCTCAACCTGGTAGGCTATGCCTGGGCCGGTTTTGGTTCCGCCTTTGGTCCTGTTATTCTTTTAAGCCTCTACTGGAAACGGATGAACAAATGGGGAGCCCTGGCCGGCATGATTATGGGCTCAGCCACCGTTATCCTCTGGGAACAGTTCCCTGCCTTCGACGCAGTCTACGAAATGATACCCGGCTTTATCGTGGGCTTGCTTTCCATCCTTATCGTCAGCCTGCTGACCACTGAACCCTCAAAAGAGATTAAGGATGAGTTCGAAAAAACCGAAGCAGCGACTAAAAATGTCTGA
- the mnhG gene encoding monovalent cation/H(+) antiporter subunit G, whose amino-acid sequence MSLNANTLIELGIGIIILIGTILGFLSAIGFIRLPDVYNRAHALSKSSTLGVLFVLLGTFLFFLFVEDYFSIKLFLGIFFVFLTSPVSSHVICRSAYRAQVPLAKESVRDDLKEVLEKA is encoded by the coding sequence TTGTCATTGAACGCGAACACGCTGATTGAGTTAGGTATAGGGATCATTATCTTAATCGGAACTATATTGGGTTTCCTCAGTGCCATTGGCTTTATTCGGCTCCCGGATGTCTATAATCGCGCCCATGCTCTTTCCAAAAGCTCTACATTAGGAGTATTATTTGTCCTGCTGGGGACCTTCCTCTTTTTCCTGTTTGTGGAGGATTATTTCAGTATCAAGTTATTCCTTGGCATTTTCTTTGTGTTTCTTACCTCTCCTGTTTCATCCCATGTTATCTGTCGTTCTGCCTATCGCGCACAAGTCCCCTTGGCTAAGGAAAGCGTACGTGACGATTTAAAAGAAGTATTGGAGAAGGCTTAA
- a CDS encoding Na(+)/H(+) antiporter subunit F1, with the protein MIEGILFWVIFLSLCFSTLSILATIYRCVKGPTASERVQALDALGINIIAAVAIFSVFLRTTAFFEVILLIGILSFIGTIAFARFIERGIVIEREHAD; encoded by the coding sequence ATGATAGAGGGAATCTTATTTTGGGTCATATTTTTATCCTTATGCTTTTCAACTCTTTCCATCTTGGCAACGATTTACCGTTGTGTCAAAGGGCCCACGGCCTCTGAACGTGTTCAAGCCCTGGATGCCCTCGGCATTAATATTATTGCCGCGGTAGCCATCTTTTCCGTATTTCTCAGAACTACAGCTTTTTTTGAAGTGATTCTATTGATTGGGATTCTCTCCTTTATCGGAACCATCGCTTTTGCACGATTTATCGAGAGGGGGATTGTCATTGAACGCGAACACGCTGATTGA
- a CDS encoding Na+/H+ antiporter subunit E encodes MQVLINLFIGVLWMFFQDDWSILTFSSGYLFGILVLFILRRFLNSKFYLFTLQAVAELFFLFIYELFTSSIMVIREIIKPKIDIKPGIFSLETSLESDVEVTLLALLITLTPGSVVMEISPDKRMFYIHAMDIPELSDSVIRSKEKFEDAIKKVTRL; translated from the coding sequence ATGCAGGTGTTAATCAATTTATTTATCGGAGTTTTATGGATGTTTTTTCAGGATGATTGGAGCATCTTAACCTTTTCAAGCGGATATCTGTTTGGCATCCTGGTTCTCTTCATTTTACGGCGTTTTCTGAACAGCAAATTCTACCTTTTCACTTTACAAGCTGTTGCGGAGCTCTTTTTTCTCTTTATTTATGAACTTTTTACATCCAGCATCATGGTGATTCGGGAAATCATCAAGCCGAAGATTGATATTAAGCCGGGGATTTTTTCCTTGGAAACCAGTTTGGAATCCGATGTGGAAGTGACTCTTCTGGCACTTCTCATCACTTTGACCCCAGGATCCGTAGTGATGGAGATCTCTCCGGACAAGAGGATGTTCTATATCCACGCTATGGATATTCCCGAACTGAGCGATTCAGTCATCCGCTCTAAAGAAAAGTTTGAAGATGCTATTAAGAAGGTGACAAGGCTATGA
- a CDS encoding Na+/H+ antiporter subunit D: MNNLVILPIILPIIAGMIMVILRNHIRLHRLLSLLTTTLVGIAALFIMREIQETGIQTLQLGGWEAPFGISLVADMLSILLVLVTAVVTFCCVYYAFSSIGIERERHYFYPLTLFLIAGVNGSFLTGDIFNLFVCFEVMLVASYVLITLGGTKIQLKESIHYILINMVSSFLFLIALAFLYRMTGTLNLAHLSVRVAEIGQDGLMTAVAFLFLIVFSLKAGLFLFFWLPGSYSTPPTAIAALFAALLTKVGIYSIIRLFSLVFYHEPEVTHLLIGVLAAVTMLLGAMGAVAFGDIKSILTYNVVVGVGFILAGFASFTETGLRGSIYYLVHDMIVKALLFLLGGTILHLTGTGKLKEMSGLIRLHPQLGWMFFIAALSLSGIPPLSGFVGKIFVTEGTFRADYFWLGGIGLFTSLMVLYSMLKLFMNVFWGYTNFTEETEKGTTKGLLLPIALLTACTVALGIGAEGLHGVIDLAVAGLLEPQIYIDAVLQERFQ, translated from the coding sequence ATGAATAATTTAGTGATACTCCCGATCATCCTCCCGATTATTGCCGGAATGATCATGGTTATTTTGCGCAATCATATCCGTCTCCATCGGCTCCTAAGCCTCCTCACCACCACCCTGGTGGGAATCGCGGCTCTTTTTATCATGAGGGAAATCCAAGAAACAGGAATTCAAACCCTTCAACTGGGAGGGTGGGAAGCTCCCTTCGGCATAAGTTTAGTAGCTGATATGCTTTCGATTTTGCTGGTCTTAGTCACTGCAGTCGTCACTTTTTGTTGCGTGTATTATGCTTTCTCCTCCATCGGTATAGAGCGAGAGCGGCATTATTTTTATCCCTTAACCTTATTCTTAATCGCAGGTGTAAACGGTTCCTTCCTTACCGGGGATATTTTTAACCTATTCGTGTGCTTTGAGGTCATGTTGGTTGCCTCCTATGTGCTGATCACTTTAGGGGGAACCAAGATACAGCTAAAGGAATCCATTCACTATATTCTGATTAATATGGTGTCATCTTTCCTCTTCCTGATTGCCCTGGCCTTTCTTTATCGAATGACCGGAACGTTGAACTTAGCCCATTTATCTGTTCGGGTGGCGGAGATCGGACAGGATGGACTGATGACTGCGGTAGCCTTTTTGTTCTTAATCGTATTTAGTCTGAAAGCCGGCCTGTTTCTCTTCTTCTGGCTTCCAGGTTCTTATAGTACCCCCCCTACAGCTATAGCCGCTCTGTTTGCGGCCTTGTTAACCAAGGTTGGGATCTACTCCATTATTCGTTTGTTTTCTCTTGTTTTTTACCATGAACCGGAAGTCACCCATCTTCTCATCGGTGTTCTCGCTGCCGTGACCATGCTTTTAGGAGCCATGGGAGCAGTTGCTTTCGGGGATATCAAGAGTATCCTGACCTATAATGTGGTAGTTGGGGTCGGCTTTATTTTGGCAGGCTTTGCCTCCTTCACTGAAACAGGCCTGCGGGGATCCATCTATTATCTGGTCCATGACATGATTGTCAAAGCTCTCCTTTTCCTTTTAGGAGGAACAATCCTTCATTTGACAGGTACAGGCAAACTTAAGGAAATGAGCGGACTGATTCGCTTACATCCTCAATTAGGCTGGATGTTCTTTATTGCGGCCTTATCCCTATCCGGCATCCCTCCCTTGAGTGGTTTCGTCGGCAAAATCTTTGTCACTGAAGGGACCTTTCGCGCCGATTACTTTTGGCTCGGCGGCATCGGTCTGTTCACCAGCCTGATGGTCTTGTATTCTATGTTAAAGCTGTTCATGAATGTGTTCTGGGGATACACAAACTTTACGGAAGAAACGGAAAAAGGAACCACAAAAGGACTGCTGCTCCCCATCGCCCTACTTACAGCCTGTACTGTCGCCTTGGGCATAGGGGCAGAAGGACTCCATGGAGTCATAGATTTAGCGGTGGCGGGATTGCTGGAGCCCCAGATCTATATTGATGCCGTTCTCCAGGAGAGATTCCAGTAA
- a CDS encoding Na(+)/H(+) antiporter subunit C: METLMAIVIGILFTIGTYLILSKTLLRVILGTSIIGHGVNLLILTMGGLKKGGPPLLGLKESFFTDPLPQALLLTAIVINFATTALFLVLSYRTYNVLGTDDLEELRGYHDE, encoded by the coding sequence ATGGAAACATTGATGGCAATAGTGATCGGAATTTTATTTACCATAGGCACATACTTGATCCTCTCTAAAACTTTGCTCCGGGTTATTTTAGGAACCTCCATTATCGGGCACGGGGTCAATCTGCTGATCCTAACCATGGGAGGATTAAAAAAGGGCGGACCACCTCTTCTGGGCCTAAAGGAGAGCTTTTTCACGGATCCCCTTCCCCAGGCTCTTTTACTTACGGCTATTGTTATTAACTTCGCCACCACGGCCCTCTTCTTAGTATTGAGCTATCGAACCTATAACGTCCTGGGGACTGACGATTTGGAAGAATTAAGGGGGTATCATGATGAATAA
- a CDS encoding Na(+)/H(+) antiporter subunit B, protein MKDPNDVILRTVTKVAVVIILTFAVNLFVSGHHNPGGGFIGGLAFVAAIVLLFLVYGIEKVRKNFPVDFKALAGAGVLISVFTGARGMLIGEPFLTQAFGYVHLPLFGRTEMATAVLFDVGVALAVIGTSLTIIMSIGDDR, encoded by the coding sequence ATGAAAGATCCTAATGATGTCATTCTGCGGACAGTAACTAAAGTGGCCGTTGTCATTATCCTGACCTTCGCCGTCAATCTTTTTGTTTCCGGTCATCACAACCCAGGGGGCGGATTTATCGGCGGACTGGCATTTGTCGCGGCCATCGTCCTTCTCTTTTTAGTCTATGGGATTGAAAAAGTCCGCAAAAATTTCCCTGTGGATTTTAAAGCCCTTGCCGGGGCCGGGGTGCTGATTTCTGTCTTTACAGGGGCACGGGGAATGCTTATAGGAGAGCCTTTTTTAACCCAAGCCTTCGGTTATGTTCATCTTCCGCTGTTCGGAAGGACGGAGATGGCCACCGCCGTATTGTTCGATGTAGGGGTTGCCTTAGCTGTTATTGGAACGTCTTTAACCATTATTATGAGTATAGGTGATGATCGATAA
- a CDS encoding Na+/H+ antiporter subunit A, whose translation MVWLYLVLGIPFLFSPIVPLLHKKFTPKIHTGWFVLWIPLLIFFAFLSTIPTLSSGEIIALSLPWIPSYDINITLLIDGLSLIFGLLISGVGFLVILYSIYYLSKHKEALHNFYIYLLLFMGAMLGVVLSDNIFTLYVFWEMTSISSFLLIAYWFEREKSRSGARKSLLITVFGGLAMLAGFILLTMMTDTHSIREMIHSLGEIHSHSLFLPAMVLILIGAFTKSAQFPFSIWLPDAMEAPTPVSAYLHSATMVKAGIYLVARLTPVFGGGEVWFWLVSGIGLVTLLYGSFNAIRQTDLKALLAYSTISQLGLIMSLLGLGSAALALDAGNAKTAYALAIFTALFHLVNHSTFKGCLFMVVGIIDHETGTRDIRKLGGLMHIMPISFTLALIGSLSMAGLPPFNGFLSKELFFTAVLNASEISLLIPVLAWIASILTFVYCMIMVFRTFTGQPKHKLGKQAHEAPLGMLIPPIVLAALVVILFFFPNVLVQYVLAPAWAAVLPPLAQEGLLTVHVSPWHGVTPELLMTLGVIVFGLILYKTLKKWQKLYRTYPQALTLNHIYETSLERMESLSLSLTKRYMTGSLRDYLIYILTFIIVAVGGAMVFSKGIVFDPSLDASFSIYELALLAAMVISAVTVLLAQTRLTSVVAVGSLGFLVVFFFVLFRAPDLALTQLVVETITTVLFLLCFYHLPKLKKENTPLPTKVVNGLVSLAIGIVMTMVALSANGNPLPESISGYYENAYELAGAKNIVNAILVDFRGFDTMLEILVLSMAGLGVYTLIKLRMAGGKENERS comes from the coding sequence ATGGTTTGGCTCTATCTTGTTTTAGGGATACCTTTCCTATTTTCTCCCATAGTTCCCCTTTTACATAAGAAATTTACTCCTAAGATTCATACAGGCTGGTTCGTCCTCTGGATCCCTTTGTTGATCTTTTTCGCTTTTTTATCCACGATTCCCACCCTATCTTCAGGAGAAATCATTGCCCTAAGCCTTCCTTGGATTCCTTCCTATGATATTAATATCACCCTTCTTATAGATGGTTTATCCTTGATCTTCGGCCTGCTCATCAGCGGAGTAGGATTTCTGGTCATTCTCTATTCTATCTATTATCTTTCCAAGCACAAAGAAGCTTTACACAATTTTTATATCTATTTGCTCTTATTTATGGGAGCCATGCTGGGGGTTGTGCTTTCCGATAATATTTTTACCTTATATGTTTTTTGGGAAATGACCAGCATTTCTTCTTTTTTATTGATAGCCTACTGGTTTGAACGGGAGAAGTCCCGCTCCGGTGCCCGTAAATCCTTGCTGATTACGGTTTTTGGCGGGTTAGCTATGCTGGCAGGATTCATCCTCCTTACCATGATGACCGATACCCATAGCATTCGTGAGATGATCCATAGTCTGGGGGAGATTCACTCTCATTCCTTATTCCTGCCGGCGATGGTATTGATCTTGATCGGCGCCTTCACCAAATCTGCTCAATTTCCCTTTAGTATATGGCTGCCTGATGCCATGGAGGCCCCAACCCCTGTGAGCGCCTATCTGCATTCGGCCACGATGGTGAAAGCAGGCATTTATTTAGTTGCCCGCCTTACTCCTGTCTTTGGCGGGGGAGAGGTCTGGTTCTGGCTGGTTTCAGGTATTGGCCTTGTTACCCTGCTTTACGGTTCTTTCAACGCTATAAGGCAGACGGATTTAAAAGCTTTATTAGCTTACTCTACCATTAGCCAGTTGGGGCTTATCATGAGCTTATTAGGGCTGGGCTCTGCTGCGTTGGCACTTGACGCTGGAAATGCCAAAACTGCCTATGCTCTCGCTATCTTTACAGCACTCTTTCATTTAGTCAATCATTCCACCTTTAAGGGCTGCCTCTTTATGGTGGTGGGGATCATCGACCATGAAACAGGCACCCGGGATATCAGGAAACTGGGCGGATTAATGCATATCATGCCTATTTCTTTTACCCTGGCTCTCATCGGAAGTTTATCTATGGCGGGGCTGCCTCCTTTTAACGGGTTTTTAAGCAAAGAGCTCTTCTTTACCGCCGTATTAAACGCTTCGGAAATATCACTTCTCATTCCTGTCCTTGCCTGGATCGCCAGCATCTTAACCTTTGTCTACTGCATGATCATGGTCTTCAGGACCTTTACAGGTCAACCGAAACACAAGCTGGGGAAACAAGCCCACGAAGCGCCTCTGGGAATGTTGATCCCCCCTATAGTGTTGGCGGCTTTAGTGGTGATCCTATTTTTCTTCCCCAATGTCCTGGTCCAGTATGTATTGGCCCCTGCCTGGGCCGCGGTCCTGCCCCCTCTTGCTCAGGAAGGACTTTTAACAGTTCATGTCAGTCCATGGCATGGGGTTACTCCCGAACTTCTGATGACCCTTGGAGTGATCGTCTTTGGGCTTATTCTGTACAAGACCTTGAAAAAGTGGCAGAAGCTCTACCGCACTTACCCTCAGGCTTTAACCTTGAACCATATCTATGAGACCTCTCTGGAAAGGATGGAGTCCCTTTCCCTGTCTCTAACCAAACGGTATATGACAGGCTCCCTTCGGGATTATCTTATCTATATCTTAACCTTTATTATTGTGGCCGTAGGAGGGGCAATGGTCTTTTCAAAAGGGATCGTTTTTGACCCTTCTCTGGATGCTTCCTTCAGCATCTATGAGCTTGCTTTGCTGGCAGCCATGGTCATTTCCGCCGTCACCGTTCTCCTGGCCCAAACACGCCTGACCTCCGTTGTTGCGGTAGGATCCTTAGGCTTTCTTGTGGTCTTCTTCTTTGTTCTCTTCCGCGCTCCGGATTTAGCCCTCACCCAACTCGTGGTAGAGACCATCACCACAGTATTATTTTTACTTTGCTTTTACCATTTACCCAAGTTAAAAAAAGAGAACACTCCCCTTCCCACTAAAGTGGTCAATGGCTTGGTCTCCCTGGCCATTGGTATCGTTATGACTATGGTTGCTCTGTCTGCAAACGGGAATCCCCTCCCTGAGTCTATTTCCGGTTATTACGAAAATGCCTATGAGCTTGCCGGCGCGAAAAATATCGTCAACGCCATTCTGGTGGATTTTCGGGGATTTGATACTATGTTGGAAATTCTGGTCCTGTCTATGGCGGGGTTAGGAGTATATACATTAATAAAGCTGCGTATGGCAGGAGGGAAAGAGAATGAAAGATCCTAA
- a CDS encoding universal stress family protein translates to MFKKKKHMDEGLLVCIYYGPNGERLIRRGSKIAKMFGCPLYILTVDSKPFDELDAEKSIYITKWKKLANELDADGFILKDNEQRPVYKVIAETAREKRATQIIIGQTVQSRWEQITKESIVNLLLREIPFVDLHIISVARYLRDPDSNYEKGVRAYLMTDGENFRLVFKHSKEIVYEGIFFKEYGTDFNNGIFKFIKDGETLQVQVIEDRVTELTNVDMEPNENDED, encoded by the coding sequence ATGTTTAAAAAGAAAAAGCATATGGACGAAGGGCTTCTTGTTTGTATTTATTATGGCCCTAACGGTGAGCGACTCATACGGCGTGGCAGCAAGATTGCGAAAATGTTTGGCTGCCCACTCTATATATTGACCGTGGATTCCAAACCTTTTGATGAGTTGGATGCGGAAAAATCCATCTATATTACCAAATGGAAAAAATTAGCTAACGAGCTTGATGCAGACGGGTTTATTTTGAAGGATAATGAGCAGCGTCCTGTCTACAAAGTGATTGCTGAAACAGCCCGGGAAAAAAGAGCTACCCAGATTATCATAGGTCAAACGGTCCAAAGCCGCTGGGAACAAATTACCAAGGAATCCATTGTTAATTTACTTTTAAGGGAAATCCCTTTCGTGGACCTTCACATCATATCAGTGGCCCGTTACCTTAGAGATCCGGACAGCAATTATGAAAAAGGTGTCCGGGCTTATCTAATGACGGACGGGGAAAACTTCCGGCTGGTCTTTAAACATTCGAAAGAAATCGTTTATGAAGGTATTTTTTTCAAAGAATATGGTACCGACTTTAATAACGGGATTTTTAAGTTCATTAAGGATGGCGAAACATTACAGGTCCAGGTCATTGAAGATAGGGTTACGGAGTTGACCAATGTGGACATGGAACCCAATGAGAATGATGAAGACTGA
- a CDS encoding tyrosine-type recombinase/integrase has translation MEYVDPIKDVESINAIKKLLSNHSQRDLLLFVFGINTGLRISDLLTLKLNDVWEDGRIKEFLLIHDEKSKEERAYYINNRIQEELIKYLTLARLRDSDYLFKSKKDNLPITRQQAYRIINDAARKVGIPGKIGTHTLRKTFGYHAFRAGIAISILMKTFHHHSPSETLKYIGIDKEETRFIKVNVNL, from the coding sequence GTGGAATACGTTGATCCCATTAAAGATGTGGAGAGCATTAACGCGATTAAGAAATTATTGAGCAATCACTCTCAACGGGATCTTTTACTTTTTGTCTTCGGTATTAATACCGGGTTGAGAATCAGTGACTTACTGACTCTTAAGCTCAATGACGTGTGGGAGGATGGCAGGATCAAAGAATTCCTACTCATTCATGATGAAAAAAGCAAAGAAGAAAGGGCCTACTACATTAATAACAGGATTCAAGAAGAGTTAATTAAATACTTAACCCTTGCCCGTTTGCGTGATAGCGATTATCTCTTTAAATCCAAAAAAGACAACCTTCCTATTACCCGCCAACAAGCCTACCGAATCATTAATGATGCTGCACGAAAGGTGGGCATTCCCGGGAAGATAGGCACCCATACTTTGAGAAAAACTTTCGGCTACCATGCTTTCAGAGCCGGTATAGCAATTTCTATTTTGATGAAAACCTTTCACCATCATTCTCCTTCGGAAACCTTAAAATATATCGGTATTGATAAAGAAGAAACTCGATTCATAAAAGTTAATGTCAATTTATAA
- the cooS gene encoding anaerobic carbon-monoxide dehydrogenase catalytic subunit, which produces MSEAVLEKIEGRVSYHDSVEEMLVRIREDGMSNVFDRYEAQEKIRCKFCLQGLSCQQCSQGPCRINEKGEQDRGVCGIGPDAMAMRKLLLQNIMGAGTYSHHAYEAFRTLKATGEGKTPFKIKEPEKLKWMCEKLGIDTNQDINKMAIQLADLLEHQQQIGVEEKNLMVEAFAPKKRKQVWRDLNIYPAGTVHEEQNCVASCLTNVDGNYASLALKALRLGLATIYNSQIGLEMVQDILFGTPQPHEVDVDLGIMCPEHINIVFNGHQPWIGAAMIERARSSDVQEKARAAGAKGLRVVGSIETGQELLQRFEMDDVFVGLMGNWLTIEPLLATGTVDVLAMEENCSPPAIDMYAEKYQATLVSISTIIDIPGLQHKLPYDPSETDKIVETLIDLAIDNFKKRKGKVTPKVPQHKTKAIAGFSTEAVLGALGNKLDPLVEVIAAGKIKGVVALANCSTLRNGPQDWNTVNLTKQLIKKDILVVAGGCGNHALEVAGLCNLDSIKEAGPGLQEICTALKIPPVLSFGTCTDTGRISMLVTALADHLDVDIPQLPIAVTAPEWMEQKATIDGVFAVAYGAYTHLSPTPFITGAPQLIKLLTEDVEGLTGGKVAVGDDPVEVAQGIEAHIMAKRKGLGLH; this is translated from the coding sequence ATGAGTGAAGCGGTTCTCGAGAAAATCGAAGGCCGAGTGAGTTATCACGATTCGGTAGAGGAGATGCTGGTCAGAATTCGCGAAGACGGAATGTCCAATGTCTTTGACCGCTATGAAGCCCAGGAAAAAATCCGCTGTAAATTTTGTTTGCAGGGTCTAAGTTGCCAGCAATGCTCTCAAGGTCCTTGCCGGATCAATGAAAAGGGGGAACAAGATCGCGGGGTTTGCGGGATTGGTCCTGATGCCATGGCGATGCGGAAGCTGCTCTTGCAAAATATTATGGGAGCAGGTACATACAGTCATCATGCCTATGAAGCTTTTCGTACTTTGAAAGCTACCGGGGAAGGAAAAACACCCTTTAAGATTAAAGAGCCGGAGAAGCTTAAATGGATGTGTGAAAAATTAGGGATTGATACCAATCAAGATATTAATAAGATGGCCATTCAATTGGCTGATTTATTGGAACATCAACAACAGATCGGAGTAGAAGAAAAAAACCTTATGGTGGAAGCTTTTGCGCCGAAAAAAAGGAAACAAGTATGGCGGGATTTAAATATTTACCCCGCGGGAACCGTTCATGAAGAGCAAAACTGTGTGGCAAGCTGTCTCACCAATGTGGACGGAAACTATGCCTCCCTTGCTTTAAAAGCACTGCGCTTAGGTCTGGCTACTATTTATAACTCACAAATTGGGCTGGAGATGGTTCAAGACATTCTCTTTGGCACTCCTCAACCTCATGAAGTGGATGTGGACCTAGGAATCATGTGTCCGGAACATATTAATATCGTCTTTAACGGACATCAACCCTGGATTGGCGCAGCAATGATTGAAAGAGCCCGCTCCTCTGATGTGCAGGAAAAGGCCAGGGCAGCGGGAGCTAAAGGCCTGCGTGTGGTGGGCTCCATCGAAACCGGACAAGAGCTCCTGCAACGCTTTGAGATGGATGATGTTTTCGTGGGCCTGATGGGCAACTGGTTGACTATTGAGCCTCTGCTGGCCACAGGAACAGTGGATGTCTTAGCTATGGAAGAAAACTGCTCCCCTCCGGCTATCGATATGTATGCAGAGAAATACCAGGCCACCCTGGTCTCCATCAGCACCATCATCGATATTCCCGGCTTGCAGCATAAACTTCCTTATGATCCGTCCGAAACGGATAAAATTGTGGAAACTTTGATCGATTTAGCTATCGATAACTTCAAGAAAAGAAAAGGTAAAGTCACTCCTAAGGTTCCTCAGCATAAGACGAAAGCCATTGCCGGATTCTCCACAGAAGCTGTCCTCGGTGCCTTGGGGAACAAGCTGGATCCCTTGGTAGAAGTTATCGCTGCCGGTAAGATCAAAGGAGTTGTGGCTTTGGCCAACTGCTCTACCTTAAGGAATGGTCCCCAAGACTGGAATACGGTTAACCTGACGAAACAGCTGATCAAGAAGGACATCCTTGTAGTAGCCGGTGGATGTGGAAACCACGCTTTGGAAGTAGCCGGACTTTGTAATTTGGACTCCATTAAGGAAGCCGGTCCTGGGCTGCAAGAGATTTGCACTGCTTTAAAGATTCCTCCGGTTCTAAGCTTTGGAACCTGTACCGATACAGGACGAATCAGCATGTTGGTTACCGCTCTGGCGGATCACCTGGATGTGGATATCCCCCAGCTTCCTATCGCTGTCACGGCTCCGGAGTGGATGGAGCAAAAGGCTACCATCGATGGTGTCTTTGCCGTAGCTTATGGAGCCTATACTCATCTTTCTCCCACACCATTTATAACGGGTGCTCCTCAATTAATTAAGCTCTTGACCGAGGATGTAGAAGGATTGACCGGCGGAAAAGTGGCTGTAGGGGACGATCCCGTGGAAGTAGCCCAGGGTATTGAAGCTCATATTATGGCGAAACGAAAAGGGTTAGGTTTGCATTAG